A region of the Vibrio chagasii genome:
GGCAACCCTACGTCGTATTAATGCTCAGCCCATTTTTATTTTGGGGTGCTTATTTTTCGAATGTAGATTTTGCTTGGTTAAGTGCTGAGCTATCTAAGCAATTAGCTCAAACAAACCCAGACCAGTTGGCGTTACTTGATAGTAATACTCTACTTGCCAGTGAAATTATCAGCGATGTGTTTAGCCGCACGCTCACTATCGTTCTTTTGGCATTTTGGTTTAACCTTGCAACCAAACCAAGCCAACATCAGCATAGCTTTTGGCGATGGTTTGCAGCAGCATCAGTTATCATCTTCCCTGCAGTTTTAGGTGATATTGCGAGCTACGCAAGTCTAATCCTAAAGCACGGTCATGTGATGAACTACGCCGCTGACTTGAACAGCTTAAACGGCTTAATCAAGTTGCCGCTTACAAGTGATTGGTCACAATTTGCTAGCTCTTTACCACTGCTACTGCCTTGGTACATCGTACTTGGTTACGCAGCGGTATTAACGTGGACAGAGTTTGAGCGTGGACAATCACTGGTAATTTCAGGCTTGCCGTGGATTGGCTATTACCTAATCTGGGCTATCTACATTTTAGTTTCGTAGATAACCGTTACTGAGTCTTATCTTTACGCTATTTAGCCTTAAAAGTGACTAACATTGGATTATGATCAGAAGCGTCCGTCATGGGCGCTTTTGCTTTTTCTACCTCTAGCCCACGATAAAATACATGGTCTAGCACTAACCCCGTTATGAACTGAGTGCGGTTATCAGGCTCAAAAGCGACCTCCGCCAAGCCTACCTTTTCCAATGCCTCTTTCAATACGGTAAAACGAGCCTCACTCCAGCTATTAAAGTCACCAGCAAAAATAACTGGCCCACGATACTTTTGTAGATTGTCGGTTAAGCTCTTGAGTTGAGCTTCATAATCTTCAGTACCAAAGGTAAAGTTCACAGCATGAATGTTGATCACCGCCAACTCCTCACCATTGCTCAACTTGTAACGGGACCATAGAGCAGACTTAGGTAACTGCAACCAAGGCTCTTCATGAGTATAAGCACAAGCCTCGATAGGCAAATGAGTCGCGAGGTTGAGCACACCAGCACTTTTTTCAAATGCCTCAAACGCATTGACTCGAGTACTTCCCCATTGGCCACTCGTTACCCACTGACGAAGTCCATCCGTCATACTGGCTTCTTGCAGCAATACTAAATCGCTTCCCGCTATCAGCTTATTGAGTTCCGTCTGCCAATGACTGCGATTTTGCTTATAAATATTCCATACTGTGAGGCTTAAGCCGTCAGACACATCCAGCGCTTTAGGTTCAGAGTTTTGGTAGCAACTGTAGATGTCATTGCTGGTATTTGGAGAAGACGTAATAAGATTGGGCTTATTTGGGATCACGAAAATAAAGTGAAAACTAACAACAGCCAGTGTTATCAGTAATGTGATAACTATGATGGTTTTCTTGAACATAAAGCACCCTACCAGAAATGAAAAAGGAGCGATAAACGCTCCTTTTAGGGTAATAGTTTTTTTATACGGCGTCTTCGTCTTCTTCGCCAGTACGAATACGTACCACACGTTCAACGTCAGTGATGAAGATCTTACCGTCGCCAATTTTACCAGTTTGAGCCGTCTCGATAATGGTATCAACACATTGGTCTGCTACTTCATCAGTAACAACGATCTCTAACTTAACTTTAGGCAAAAAGTCGACCATGTACTCTGCGCCACGGTATAGCTCAGTATGACCCTTTTGGCGTCCGAAACCTTTAACTTCAGAGACCGTCATACCCGTAATGCCCACTTCTGCAAGCGCCTCACGTACATCATCAAGTTTGAATGGCTTGATAATGGCTTCAATCTTTTTCATGTTCATCCCTTAAACTGTGCGAATGGCTCATTATCGGATAGCTATAGTAAACATTCAATGAAAAAAGCCAGAGCTTTAAAGCTCTGGCTCGAAATTCATCGTATTGTTTAATCTGTGCTTTAAGAAGGGTTTACTTAAGGCTTGCGTAGTAAGCAGCTAAATTAGCAATATCTTCATCATTGAGCATTGAAGCTTGAGCCTGCATTACAGCAGCCAAACCGCCGGTGCGCTGGCCGTTCTTATATGCGTTGATTGATGAAGCAATGTATTGCTCGTTTTGACCTTTAAGGTTTGGGTAACCCGGGATCACTGCGATACCGTCAGCACCGTGACAAGCTGCACATACTGCTGCTTTTGCTTGTCCTGCAGCAACATCACCTGCCAGAGCGTTACCACTCAATAGTCCAAGTCCAAGAACTAATCCTAGTGTAATTTTCTTCATTGCATATTCCATTAATTATTTTTATTAAAGTGACATAGAATTGTGACACAAACTTTTTCTAGTTGCTCCAAAGCGCTTCACAATCTTGACCATCGTAGTTTTTATCTACGAATAATCCTAAAACAGCGATCACTCGATCACCATCCATTAATATAGGCGTTCTGCGCCTCAGCCAGCTAGGCACTTGGTACTCTTGAAACAGCTTCTTGAGCTTCCTGCTATGTCCACGCCCAACTGGGTGCGCCGATAAACCTTCAGGATTAAAGGTAACACGTAATACCGCGTTTTGGTCTGGTAAACTGAACGTTTGTACCCGACGACCAGGTTCGGATTCAGATACCCCTGCGTGTAAGCTTACATCTCCCAAGCCATCAGGCAGAAGCAACTTTCCGCCAACAGCAATATCACCTTGCCAGCCCGATAGATCTTTAATCTCTCGAACCAAATAGAGTTTTTGATTAAAACGCCTAACTTCAACGTCGTTTAACACCAGTTTAGGGTTAGCATCATGCTGAGCACACGCTACTTCCTCCCAGATAAGCTGGAGTTGCTTTTGGCTCGGCATCGCTTGCTGGCAATGACCTAACCACATTCTCAACAAGCGCGCTCTTAGTAAAGCAGATTGCTCAGATAAAACCTCTATGCTCAAGCTCTGGTCATCACCGAGGGCTTGTTGCAAGTGAGAAGCTAATAGCTCATCTAGCAACATCTCTTGCTCGGCACAGAGCTGAGCGCTGCGACTGACAGACTCTCGAAAACTGGGCCAACGCTCGGTCAGCACCGGAGTCACTTGGTGGCGAATAAAGTTACGGTCGAAACGCACATCCTGATTACTTTCATCTTCAACCCAAGTTAACCCCATACGGCGAGCGAACGCTTCAATCTCTGCTCTGGTCACAGACAGCATAGGACGAACAATATAAGCACCTGAAAATGGCATCACTTTCGCCATCGATGAGAGGCCTTTAGGACCACTGCCGCGCTTTAACGCTAATAGAAAAGTCTCGACTTGATCATCGACGTGTTGCCCAGTAACCAGCACATCCCCTTGTCGCAGATGCGATTTGAAGGCGTTATATCTGGCGTCTCGAGCGAGCTTTTCAATACTTTCACCACTATGAACATCCAGTGAGACACGCTCCACTACCAAAGGCACTGACAAATCATCACACCACGCTTGGCATTGCTCAGCCCAGAGGTCCGCATTATCACTCAAGCCATGATGAACATGGATTGCCTGACAATCGATGCCATGAGTTTTGGCGTAATGCGCAGCTAACTCCAACAACACACGTGAATCAACCCCACCACTAAAGGCAACCACCAGCCGCTTAGGCTTGATTGCGCTTTGGTCAAATACAGAGGTAAACGTTTCGATTAAGTGAGTCATGAGGCTTAATGAACCAAGAAGGTGTTTGAAAGGTAATATTTAAATAATAAAAAAGGGTTGGCACTGAGTCCAACCCTTTCATCATCTTGTTACATAAAGTCCGCCTTCGAATAAGGCAGCTTATCAGCAGTAACCGTAGCTCATTAGACGCTGGTAACGACGCTCAAGAAGCGTTTCGTTATCAAACTGCTCTAGCTCTTCTAGCTGTTTCACTAGCATGTCTTTCATGTTCTGAGCTGTTTGCACTGGATCACGGTGTGCGCCACCTAGCGGCTCAGGGATGATCTCGTCGATAAGCTCAAGCTCTTTAAGACGAGGAGCAATTAGGCCCATCGCTTCAGCAGCTTGTGGTGCTTTATCTGAATCGCGCCATAGGATTGAAGCACAACCTTCTGGAGAGATTACTGAGTACGTAGAGTACTGAAGCATGTTCACGTAGTCACCAACACCAATCGCTAGTGCACCACCAGAACCGCCTTCACCCACAACGTTACAGATCACAGGAACAGAAAGACCTGCCATAACCTTAAGGTTTTTAGCGATAGCTTCAGACTGGCCACGTTCTTCAGCGCCAACACCTGGGTATGCACCAGCCGTATCGATGAAAGTAATGATAGGCATGTTGAAACGCTCAGCGGTTTCCATTAGGCGAAGTGCCTTACGGTAACCCTCTGGCTTTGGCATACCAAAGTTACGAATCACTTTCTCTTTAGTTTCGCGACCTTTCTGGTGACCAATAACCATAACAGGACGGCCATTTAGACGAGCCATACCACCCACAATTGCTTTGTCATCAGCGTAAGCGCGATCGCCCGCCATCTCTTCAAACTCTGTGAATGCATGCTCCAGGTAATCTTTTGTGTAAGGACGTTGTGGGTGACGAGCAAGTTGAGCAACCTGCCATGCACCTAAGTCGCTAAAGATTTTCTGTTTAAGCTCTAAGCTTTTTTTCTCTAGTTGTTCGATTTCTTTGTCTAGATCTACCGCTGTGTCACCACCGTGACGCGAAACGTCACGTAGCGCTTCGATTTTTGCTTCAAGTTCAGCGATAGGCTTTTCAAATTCTAGAAAGTTCAGGCTCATCTATGAATCCTTGTTGATTCAGCTCCGCACTTGCGAAGCTAAATTTTAGTTAAATTCGAGTTCTACTTGGCTATTTCCAAGCAGCTGTTTTAATTCGTCTAGTAATGTATCACTTGGCGTCACGCGCCATTCTGTGCCCAATGTTAACCGCGCTCTAGCGTCGGCACGCTGGTAGTATACATTGACTGGGACCGTTCCGGCTCTATAAGGTTCTAAGATTTGACTAAATCGTTCAAAAAATTGACCATTAATTTGGGATTCATCGATAGATATCGATACCCCACGAGCATATTTTTCACGGGCGCTTCCTAAGTCCATGACCTCGCGCGCGGACATTTTAAGCCCACCGTTGAAGTCATCAAAGCTGACCTGTCCAGAAACGACCACAATTTTGTCTTTTTCGAGCAATTCTGCGTAACGATCGAGCGCATCTGAGAACAACATCACTTCCATACGCCCAGATCGATCGTCGATGGTCATCAAACCGATTCGAGTACCACGCTTGGTAGTCATTACTCGTGCTGCTATCACCAAACCAGCAATGGTTAATGATTGATCACGGCGTGTTGGCGTCGCGTCTTTCAAACGGCAGCTGGTGTATTTCGCTAACTCTTTGATGTAAGCGTTAACCGGGTGACCCGTCAGGTATAAACCTAGCGTTTCGCGTTCACCTTCGAGCCAAACCTTTTCTGGCCATCTTGGTACTTGGGTGTACTTGTGCTCGACTTCTTCCGGAGCATCCGTCAATACACCAAACATATCCGATTGCCCAAAGGACTCGGCATGGTGATATTGGCTTGCTGCTTTAACCGCATCAGCCAATGAAGCCATCATCGCTGCACGGTGAGGGCCTAATCTATCTAACGCACCCGATAGAATCAACTTTTCGATAACACGCTTGTTAACTTTCTTTAAATCGATACGAGCACAGAAGTCGAATAAATCTTTGAAGTAACCGCCCTTATTTCGCGCTTCAATGATCGCTTCAATCGGGCCTTCACCTACCCCTTTAATCGCGCCGATGCCGTAAACGATCGCACCGTCGTCATCAACATTAAATCGGTAGAGGCCAGAGTTTATATCAGGCGGCAGTAGTTTGAGCTTCATACGGAAACACTCATCAACAAGGCCAATAACCTTCTCGGTGTTATCCATATCCGCCGTCATTACCGCGGCCATAAACTCTGCAGGATAGTGTGTTTTCAGCCACAGCGTTTGGTAAGAAACCAATGCGTACGCAGCTGAGTGCGATTTGTTAAAGCCGTAGCCCGCAAACTTTTCTACCAAGTCGAAGATCTTCATGGCCAGCTCGCCATCAACACCGTTGGCTTCTGCACCTTCTTTGAAGGTACCACGCTGTTTAGCCATCTCTTCTGGCTTTTTCTTACCCATCGCACGACGCAGCATATCCGCTCCACCCAGCGTATAACCCGCTAGGATCTGTGCAATTTGCATTACCTGCTCTTGGTAAAGGATGATGCCATAGGTTGGTTCTAACGTGTCTTTTAGCGATTCATGTTGCCATGTTTCATCTGGGTAAGAGACGGCTTCTCGACCGTGTTTACGGTCGATAAAGTTATCTACCATGCCCGATTGCAACGGACCCGGACGGAACAAGGCTACCAATGCGATGATATCTTCGAAACAGTCAGGCTGAAGACGTTTGATCAAGTCTTTCATACCGCGTGATTCCAGCTGGAATACCGCAGTGGTTTCAGAGTTTTGTAGTAGGTTGAACGACGCTTGATCATCCAGAGGGATAGATTCGATACGAACTGGCTCTTTGCCTTCTTTCTTCAAGCGTGGGTTTACTAGGCCCAACGCCCAGTCAATGATTGTCAGGGTACGTAGACCCAAGAAGTCAAACTTAACCAAGCCAGCGGTTTCAACGTCATTCTTATCGAATTGCGTAACCGGGAAGTTACCTTCGGCATCGGCATAGATAGGTGCGAAGTCCGTGATCGTAGTTGGTGAGATTACAACACCACCCGCGTGTTTACCGGCGTTTCGCGTACAACCTTCTAAGATGCGACACTTATCGATCAGTTCGCGAACCTCTTCATCACCATCGTAAAGCTCTGGCAATGCAGGCTCGGCAAGAAAGGCTTTCTCTAGTGTCATACCCGGATCTGGCGGTACAAGCTTAGAAATACGGTCGACGAAACCAAACGGGTGACCGAGTACACGGCCTACATCACGGATTACCGCTTTTGCCGCCATGGTACCAAAGGTGATGATCTGAGATACCGCATCACGACCATACATTTCTGCAACGTGATCAATTACTTGGTCACGCTTATCCATACAGAAGTCGATATCGAAATCGGGCATCGAGACACGTTCTGGGTTCAAGAAACGTTCGAATAGTAGATCGTATTCAAGTGGATCGAGATCGGTGATATCCAATGCGTATGCCACTAAGGAACCCGCACCCGAACCACGACCAGGGCCTACTGGTACATCGTTATCTTTAGACCACTGGATGAACTCCATTACGATCAAGAAGTAACCCGGGAACCCCATGTTGTTAACAACTTCAAGTTCGACTTTAAGGCGCTCATCGTACTCAGGACGGCGCTCGGCTCGAACTTGCTCATCTGGGAACAAGAATGCTAGACGACGCTCAAGACCTTCTTCTGATTTCTTAATCAAGAAGTCTTCGATCGCTAAGCCTTCGGTCGGGAAGTTAGGGAGGAAGTACTCACCAAGACGAACAGTAACGTT
Encoded here:
- the glnB gene encoding nitrogen regulatory protein P-II; translation: MKKIEAIIKPFKLDDVREALAEVGITGMTVSEVKGFGRQKGHTELYRGAEYMVDFLPKVKLEIVVTDEVADQCVDTIIETAQTGKIGDGKIFITDVERVVRIRTGEEDEDAV
- the dnaE gene encoding DNA polymerase III subunit alpha; translation: MSDPKFVHLRVHSDFSMVDGLSKVPPLVKKVAEMGMPALALTDFTNLCGLVKFYGTAHGCGVKPIIGADFLMQSPEFGDELTKLTVLASDNKGYNNLTLLISKAYLRGHIQHQPVIDKEWLIENAEGLIILSGAKEGEIGKALLKGNRDLVASSVEFYKTHFPDRFYLELIRTGRADEESYLHFALELAEQQDLPVVATNEVVFLNEDLFDAHEIRVAIHDGYTMVDPRRPKNYSAQQYLRSEEEMCELFSDIPEALENSVEIAKRCNVTVRLGEYFLPNFPTEGLAIEDFLIKKSEEGLERRLAFLFPDEQVRAERRPEYDERLKVELEVVNNMGFPGYFLIVMEFIQWSKDNDVPVGPGRGSGAGSLVAYALDITDLDPLEYDLLFERFLNPERVSMPDFDIDFCMDKRDQVIDHVAEMYGRDAVSQIITFGTMAAKAVIRDVGRVLGHPFGFVDRISKLVPPDPGMTLEKAFLAEPALPELYDGDEEVRELIDKCRILEGCTRNAGKHAGGVVISPTTITDFAPIYADAEGNFPVTQFDKNDVETAGLVKFDFLGLRTLTIIDWALGLVNPRLKKEGKEPVRIESIPLDDQASFNLLQNSETTAVFQLESRGMKDLIKRLQPDCFEDIIALVALFRPGPLQSGMVDNFIDRKHGREAVSYPDETWQHESLKDTLEPTYGIILYQEQVMQIAQILAGYTLGGADMLRRAMGKKKPEEMAKQRGTFKEGAEANGVDGELAMKIFDLVEKFAGYGFNKSHSAAYALVSYQTLWLKTHYPAEFMAAVMTADMDNTEKVIGLVDECFRMKLKLLPPDINSGLYRFNVDDDGAIVYGIGAIKGVGEGPIEAIIEARNKGGYFKDLFDFCARIDLKKVNKRVIEKLILSGALDRLGPHRAAMMASLADAVKAASQYHHAESFGQSDMFGVLTDAPEEVEHKYTQVPRWPEKVWLEGERETLGLYLTGHPVNAYIKELAKYTSCRLKDATPTRRDQSLTIAGLVIAARVMTTKRGTRIGLMTIDDRSGRMEVMLFSDALDRYAELLEKDKIVVVSGQVSFDDFNGGLKMSAREVMDLGSAREKYARGVSISIDESQINGQFFERFSQILEPYRAGTVPVNVYYQRADARARLTLGTEWRVTPSDTLLDELKQLLGNSQVELEFN
- the tilS gene encoding tRNA lysidine(34) synthetase TilS, translating into MTHLIETFTSVFDQSAIKPKRLVVAFSGGVDSRVLLELAAHYAKTHGIDCQAIHVHHGLSDNADLWAEQCQAWCDDLSVPLVVERVSLDVHSGESIEKLARDARYNAFKSHLRQGDVLVTGQHVDDQVETFLLALKRGSGPKGLSSMAKVMPFSGAYIVRPMLSVTRAEIEAFARRMGLTWVEDESNQDVRFDRNFIRHQVTPVLTERWPSFRESVSRSAQLCAEQEMLLDELLASHLQQALGDDQSLSIEVLSEQSALLRARLLRMWLGHCQQAMPSQKQLQLIWEEVACAQHDANPKLVLNDVEVRRFNQKLYLVREIKDLSGWQGDIAVGGKLLLPDGLGDVSLHAGVSESEPGRRVQTFSLPDQNAVLRVTFNPEGLSAHPVGRGHSRKLKKLFQEYQVPSWLRRRTPILMDGDRVIAVLGLFVDKNYDGQDCEALWSN
- a CDS encoding YIP1 family protein; its protein translation is MNPSSNPLVMLLDIFRSPTACFLALYQRSAWGWQPYVVLMLSPFLFWGAYFSNVDFAWLSAELSKQLAQTNPDQLALLDSNTLLASEIISDVFSRTLTIVLLAFWFNLATKPSQHQHSFWRWFAAASVIIFPAVLGDIASYASLILKHGHVMNYAADLNSLNGLIKLPLTSDWSQFASSLPLLLPWYIVLGYAAVLTWTEFERGQSLVISGLPWIGYYLIWAIYILVS
- a CDS encoding c-type cytochrome gives rise to the protein MKKITLGLVLGLGLLSGNALAGDVAAGQAKAAVCAACHGADGIAVIPGYPNLKGQNEQYIASSINAYKNGQRTGGLAAVMQAQASMLNDEDIANLAAYYASLK
- the accA gene encoding acetyl-CoA carboxylase carboxyl transferase subunit alpha encodes the protein MSLNFLEFEKPIAELEAKIEALRDVSRHGGDTAVDLDKEIEQLEKKSLELKQKIFSDLGAWQVAQLARHPQRPYTKDYLEHAFTEFEEMAGDRAYADDKAIVGGMARLNGRPVMVIGHQKGRETKEKVIRNFGMPKPEGYRKALRLMETAERFNMPIITFIDTAGAYPGVGAEERGQSEAIAKNLKVMAGLSVPVICNVVGEGGSGGALAIGVGDYVNMLQYSTYSVISPEGCASILWRDSDKAPQAAEAMGLIAPRLKELELIDEIIPEPLGGAHRDPVQTAQNMKDMLVKQLEELEQFDNETLLERRYQRLMSYGYC
- a CDS encoding endonuclease/exonuclease/phosphatase family protein, with the translated sequence MFKKTIIVITLLITLAVVSFHFIFVIPNKPNLITSSPNTSNDIYSCYQNSEPKALDVSDGLSLTVWNIYKQNRSHWQTELNKLIAGSDLVLLQEASMTDGLRQWVTSGQWGSTRVNAFEAFEKSAGVLNLATHLPIEACAYTHEEPWLQLPKSALWSRYKLSNGEELAVINIHAVNFTFGTEDYEAQLKSLTDNLQKYRGPVIFAGDFNSWSEARFTVLKEALEKVGLAEVAFEPDNRTQFITGLVLDHVFYRGLEVEKAKAPMTDASDHNPMLVTFKAK